The sequence below is a genomic window from Cobetia sp. cqz5-12.
TGTCATGATGACCACGATCATGGCCTTCTTCGGCTTGACGGGCTGCGGCAAGATACCGGCATCGTCCAGAATACGGACATTCCCCACCGTACTGGCCTTGGCGATCTCCATTTCCTGCACTTTATTCAGCAGCTGCACGTAGATGGCTTGGGTCACTTCCACACTGCGTGTAAGACGTAACACTTCCTGCTGGGTTTCAGGCAGGTTCTTCACCTGAGCATTCAACTTGTCCATCTCGCGCTTGAGCTGAGCCTTCTTCTCGAGCAAGGCTTTGTAAGTCGGGTGGCTGGGCGTATAGCGCTTGGCGATCTCGGCTTCGGTCAGATCCAGCTGATTGACCTGTGCCTCCAGATTCACGATGCGCTCCAGCACGGACTGGGTCTCCAGTGAGAGGTCCACACTGTCACGTGACGTCCTGAATTCATTCAGGCGCGATTCCGCTGCATCCAGCTGCGCCCGCACCTTGGGCACCTGATTATCGAGGAATTCGAGGCTATTGCGTGCTTCTTCACTCTGTCGCTGAACATTCTGTGAATAGTAGATATCCGCGATGGTGTTCAGCGTGCGCTGTAGCTCACGCGGCTGCTCGCCCGTCATCGACCAGGAAAGAATGCCGGTCTCCTTGCCCTGCTCCGAGACGGAGAATGATTTGCGCAGATTCTCGATCGCCTGCATGCGGCTGATGTGTGTCAGCGCGAACTCCGCGCCTGTGGCGGCATTCAAGGCAGTGACACGCAGATTCAGCTGACCATCGGCAAAGCTGTCCAGCTGATTGATGCGCCCCTTGCCCAGCAACTCACCGTCCTGGATCAGCTCGTAATGTGCATCATCAACGACACGCAGGGTAATGGTGCTACCCAGCATGGCGTCACCGACAGGCATTTCACTGACAGTGATGCTCTCCCCTGCCCAGGTATTCGCCCAGCCTTGGGCGAAATCCGGACGTTCCACCCCGCGGCGTACAAGGAAATCCCCCAGCAGCGGCAGTCGCTTCGGCGTGACGGTGATATCCAGGTTGAGCAGGTCCACCGCGCGGCCAAGTACCATCCGCGAGCGGATGATCTCGATCTCGGACTGGGACGGCGGCTCCTTGCCTAGAATCGAATTGACGTCAGCCAATGGATTGGTCGAAGGGGCATCATCAATCTGGATCAGGGCATCCACCTTGTAGATGGGCGTCGCCAACAGCGCGTAGACCACCCCGATGACGGCAAACAGGCCAGTGATCGCGATGATCCATTGCTTGTGATCAATCAAGATGCCGAACAGGCGACCCAGATCAATCGCATCATCATCGTTATCGCGAGTGGCAGCCGACGACATCGCCCCAGTGGCTGTATTTTGCGGGGTCTGATTCATGAAACACCCTTCGAGTGCTGCGGCTCTCGTGAGAACCAGTGGTAGTAGGTAGAGAGGAAGAAGACAGGAGGCTGACGCGGATCAATCGTCACTGCGCAGGTCATCGAAATCACTGGCGGAACGCGTCACCTGATAGACGGCGGTCAGGGTCGGCATCAGCTGGTTGACGACACGGTTCCAGCGACTGAGCGGCGCGGCCGTGACGTAGACCACGTCCGAGGGCTGAAGCATGAATTCCGCGCCGATCACGAAGGCCGCCGAATCACGCGCATCCAGCTGGTAGACCGTCGCCAGCTTGCCAGTGTTGGTGTCCGCGCGCCGCACGACGAAGATGCCCTTGGCATCTGCCTGACCTTCATCGATACCGCCAGACTGTGCGATGGCATC
It includes:
- a CDS encoding polysaccharide biosynthesis tyrosine autokinase → MNQTPQNTATGAMSSAATRDNDDDAIDLGRLFGILIDHKQWIIAITGLFAVIGVVYALLATPIYKVDALIQIDDAPSTNPLADVNSILGKEPPSQSEIEIIRSRMVLGRAVDLLNLDITVTPKRLPLLGDFLVRRGVERPDFAQGWANTWAGESITVSEMPVGDAMLGSTITLRVVDDAHYELIQDGELLGKGRINQLDSFADGQLNLRVTALNAATGAEFALTHISRMQAIENLRKSFSVSEQGKETGILSWSMTGEQPRELQRTLNTIADIYYSQNVQRQSEEARNSLEFLDNQVPKVRAQLDAAESRLNEFRTSRDSVDLSLETQSVLERIVNLEAQVNQLDLTEAEIAKRYTPSHPTYKALLEKKAQLKREMDKLNAQVKNLPETQQEVLRLTRSVEVTQAIYVQLLNKVQEMEIAKASTVGNVRILDDAGILPQPVKPKKAMIVVIMTLLGGMLSVGVILLRAAFRRGVESPDQLEALGLPMYATIPLSDEQGKLSRKVKRATDKHSREIPNGLLAARNPADLAIEALRGLRTSLHFAMMEASTNTLMITGPSPGIGKSFVSANLAAVCAQAGQRVLVIDADMRKGHMHSIFDERSECGLSDYLAGKKSLEDIIRPVSALQTLSYVARGIAPPNPSELLMSARFQDFLAAVSERYDLVIIDSPPILAVTDAAVIGKHVGTTLLVTRFEVNAPKEVEVSLKRLAASGIVVKGGILNAMERKAAGAYGENYGYYNYSYK